In uncultured Fibrobacter sp., a genomic segment contains:
- a CDS encoding tetratricopeptide repeat protein yields the protein MRLFVLLVCLLSVCLWARPINDGNKLFKNGDYAGALEKYMKAREAEPANPLLFYNIGTCQYRLGNYEEAKKELESAVRMPDKKMAAKAAYNLANTHFRMGEKAAEGSERIAAWRESVAYLKKAIDLDNGFENAKKNVEIVQRKLKEELDKQKENKDQNQDNNDQKQPPLSEKAKEVLARALQLCKDGKYAEGKEMLENLIAEDETAGQLSGHVQRIDDVIEIKAGRKPKAKIDASNTDNDLEVI from the coding sequence ATGCGATTATTTGTACTACTTGTATGTCTGCTGTCGGTGTGCCTGTGGGCGCGCCCGATTAATGACGGCAATAAATTGTTCAAGAACGGCGACTACGCCGGTGCGCTTGAAAAGTACATGAAGGCCCGTGAGGCTGAACCCGCGAACCCGCTTTTGTTCTACAATATTGGTACGTGCCAGTACAGGCTCGGCAATTACGAAGAGGCCAAGAAGGAACTCGAGAGTGCCGTGCGCATGCCCGACAAGAAGATGGCCGCGAAGGCCGCCTACAACTTGGCGAACACGCATTTCCGCATGGGTGAGAAGGCCGCCGAGGGCAGTGAACGCATTGCCGCGTGGCGCGAGTCGGTCGCTTACCTCAAGAAAGCGATTGACCTCGATAACGGTTTCGAGAACGCGAAGAAGAACGTGGAAATTGTGCAGCGCAAGCTGAAAGAAGAACTCGACAAGCAGAAAGAAAACAAGGACCAGAATCAGGACAATAACGACCAGAAACAGCCGCCGCTTTCCGAGAAGGCGAAGGAAGTTTTGGCGCGTGCGCTCCAGCTCTGCAAAGACGGCAAGTATGCCGAAGGCAAGGAGATGCTCGAGAACCTGATTGCCGAAGACGAGACCGCTGGCCAGCTGAGCGGCCACGTGCAGCGCATCGACGACGTCATCGAAATCAAGGCCGGCCGCAAGCCCAAGGCCAAGATTGACGCGAGCAACACCGACAACGACCTGGAGGTGATATGA